From the Acidobacteriota bacterium genome, the window GCGAAGACGGCTCAGTCGTGGTGCCCTTCACCAATATCGGGCAAGCGGTGGCAACGGGCATCAGTGCGACGCTGACCACCTCCACGCCCAATGTCACGATTCTCAATGGCACATCGGCATACCCGAACATCGCGGTGAACGCGACACAAACCAACACCACGCCGTTCACTTTCCGGGTGGGCGCCGGCTTCCTATGCGGCAGCAAGATCACCTTGACGTTGACCGTTACCTATAACGATCCGGCCAGCCCTAGGGTCTATACGATCATCGTACCAACCGGAGTGCCGGGCATGACGCCAAGCACTTTCACCTACGCGGGCGCGCCTGCGGCAATTCCTGACAACAGCGGCACCGGCGTCTCAGTACCGCTGAACGTCAGCGGATTGACGAGCGCTGTTTCCAAAGTCAAATTCACGATCGGCGGAACAAGTTGTAATACGACACCTGGTTCGACGACTGTGGGGATTGACCATACCTATGTTGGCGATTTGGCGATCTTCCTGGTTTCGCCTGCTGGCACGGCCGTTCAACTGACCCCGGTCAATGGAAACAATGCCGGCGTGAATATGTGCCAGACTGTCTTTGACGACAGCGCGGCCACGGCTTTCTCAAGTGTCACGTCCGGCCAGAACCCCTTCACTGGCTCGTTCCGCCCAATTCAGCCACTCTCGGCATACACCGGCGAGAACGGCAACGGTCAATGGCAAGTGGTGATCTTCGATTTAGGCCCTGGCGACGTCGGCAGTTTGCGCGCCTTCTCGCTGGAAATTACTCCGGCTGTCTGTACGAAGGCGAATTCAGCAACGACCCTGGCCTCATCGTCAAATCCCTCCATCCGCGGGCAAGCCGTCACGTTCACAGCGACTGTCGCTCCGGTGGGAGCGACAACTGGAACAGTGCTCTTTAAGATTGATGGCGTAGCAGTAGGCGCGCCTGTGGCATTGAATGGGGCCACCGGCACGGCGAGCTTCACTACATCAACACTTACCTTGGGGGTGCACACGATCACGGCTGAATATAGCGGCGATGCGAACTACAACCCCAGCGTGGGCACGCTCACGCAGATCGTTGACAACCTCACGGTCGGCGTCAGCGATCCCCTCGTCTGCACCGGCCCAGGCAATCTGGTGAACGTGACAGCGGTCGTTTCCAACACGGCCAATGTCCCACAAGCCGTGGCCTTCACCGCGAATATTCCTTCGCCCACGCAATTGCTAGGCGTAAGCGGCAGTTGCAATCTGGCGAATTGCACCGTGACAAGCAGCACTGTCACTTGGAGCGGCACTATCGCGGCGAATCAATCAGTGACGATTACCTACCGCGTGCAAGTGGCTGATGGAGTAGTTTCCGGCACAAACCTGTGCATCACTTCTTCAGTCAGCTTCGCAGGTGGACCGCCCGCGACGGTGACGGCTTGTGCAGTAGTCAACTGCCCACTGGCGGGTCCGGGTCTGGCGCAGCCGGCTGCGACGGCAATCAGCGATCAAAAACCCGGCTCCATTCTGGTTTACAACCTTTACGCCTCTGACGCGGCCAATCCGAACCGGCAAAACACGCGCTTGGCTATCACCAACACCGATGCGATACGCACGATTTATGTGCACCTCTTCTTTGTGGATGGCGCTTCATGTTCGATTGCCGATTCCATCATCTGTCTTACACCGAATCAGACGGGGGCCTTCTTCGCCTCCGACATTGATCCGGGCACGACAGGTTACCTAATCGCGGTCGCGGTGGATCGGCTGGGTTGCCCCGTCAGTCACAACTTCCTGATCGGCGACGAATTTGTGAAGCTAAGTTCGGGCCACGAGGCCAACCTGGCGGCGGAGGCCATCGCAGCTTTGCCGAATTCAGGTGCGGCCTGCGACCCGAATGCGCCAACGGCCACGCTGAATTTCGATGGGGTGATGTACAACGCCCTGCCGCGCACACTGGCGCTCTCGAACATCGGCAGCCGTGCCGACGGCAACAACACCTTGCTCGTCGTCAACCGCCTCGGCGGCAATCTGGCGACGGGCGCGAACACGCTCGTGGGCGTTTTCGGCGTGCTGTATGACGATGCCGAATCGCCGTTCAGCTTCAGCTTCTCGCCCGGCGTCTGTCAGTTCCGCAGCGTGATTTCGAGCGCTTTCCCGCGCACGACGCCACGCTTTGAACAGGTCATCCCGGCGGGACGCAGCGGCTGGCTCAAGATTGGCACGCAAGCGGATGGAGCCATTTCAGGGGCGGCCTTGAATCTCAACCCGAATGCGGCGACCAGTTCCAACGCCTTCAATCAAGGACACAATTTGCACAAGCTGACGCTGACGACGGGGGCGAGTGTGACGGTCCCGATCTTCCCGCCAAGCTGTTAGCAGGTTGGGAATCCCACCAAAGGAAAGAGGGGCTGGAAGATGATCTTCCAGCCCCTCTTTCCTTTTCGGCTGTCAAGCTTGCCCACAGGGGCTGACAACTACAACCCCATTGGCACAAGTCTCTCAATTCAGGTGTAAACCAAATGCCGAACACTGTGCGGCGACAATCCGCTATCCAGCTAAAAACCACCTTCAACCGGCAGCGAATTTTTCGCAGTAACTGACAAATTCCTGCGCCTGCTCCAACGCCGCGTTCGCGCTGAGTTCAGCGGGGCTGTCGGTTTTCAGGCTCTCGAAGCTGGCGGACAAGGCGTGCCAGGAACCGCCGGTTTGACCGGAAAGCACGAACAGGTTTTCAAATTCCCACAAGGCTTCCAACGAAGTGAACGGGTCAACCAGCTTTTGATAGAGCGGCACGCGGGCGGCGGCGGCGGCGGCTTCATAAGCTTCGAGCAAGGCTTGTTCGTAGTTGCCGTGTTGAATATACGCCGCCGTCTGCGCCAGCCGCGTGTGGGCTTTGTCGAAGGTGGGAACGACTTCGGCAATGGTCGTGCCAGCGCATTCGCCGCGCACGCCGGAGCGCACGGTGAAGCGCTCATTCTCATGCCCATAATCGTCATAAAACTGTGGATCGTCCTCAAAGGCCGGGATCGCTTTGTGCGGCTCAAGCGCTTCTTTCACACGCTGATCGCCGATGCGCGCGAGGAAGGCGTTGAAATCCTCGCCCGGTTGCTTTTCGGTGTCGTGCAAAGTCAGCAAGGCTTCGACGACGTTGATGGCATTGCGGGCTGGGAAGCGGCCAAAGACTTTGGCCGCGCGCGGCTTGCCGTGATTGGCTTGGCCGCCCAGGAAAAGCAGATGCGCGGGCAGATTGTGTCCGTTCTGTGTGACGGCAGCGGCGTGAAAGCCGATGTTGGCCACGGCGTGTTGTGCGCAACCATTCGGGCAGCCGGAGATTTTGATGCGCAAGTCGCGGTGCGCTTCAAAATGCGGCGCGAGCTTGCCGTTGAAAAACGAATCGGAAATAGCTGTACCCAGCCCTTTGGCCGAGGCGATGCCCAGGCGGCAGGTGTCAGCGCCGGGGCAAGCCGTCACATCGGCGATGGTTTCGGCTCCGGCATCCGCCAGCGCAACGGTTTTGAGCGCGGCGTACAATCCCGGCAAGTCAGTCACACGCACCCAGGGCAGAAATAGATTTTGTTCAATCGAAACGCGCAGTTCGCCAGCGCTGTATCGGCGCGCGAGGTCAGCTAATGCACGGGCGTTATCAGACGTAAGGTCACCGAACTTGGTGCGCACGTGCACGCCGCGCAGGTTTTCGACGCGATGGGCGATGACCGAATCGCGCGCCCATTGCTGATACTGCAGGTCATTCGTCAGTGGGTTCAGCACGTTGAGCGAGGTCGCAGTTTCGGCCAGCACCGGTGTGGTGGCTGCTTCCAAAAAATCTGTCAACGGCGGCAGCGGATCGAGGGCCGCACGTTCGGCATCCACCGCCGCGCGAAACTTTTCCCAGCCCATGGATTGCACCAGAAACTTCAGGCGCGCTTTCATCCGCTGCTTGCGCTCGCCGTAGCGATCGAAGATGCGAATCACCGCCGTCGTGAAATTGAACAGCTCTTCGACCGGCAGGAAGTCGCTGTAAATGTGCGCAAGGTGCGGGCCGCTGCCCATGCCGCCGCCGACGTGCACGCGGAAGCCGCGTTGCACCTGCCCGTTCTCTTCGCGGATGACGGCGTGAAAACCCAGATCGTGAAAGGCCAGCGCGGAGTGGTCCGCGGCGCAACCTTCAAAGGCGAATTTCATTTTGCGCCCCATGTTCTGGTTGTGTTTGTTGCGCAGCAAAAACTTAAACAACGCTTGGGCGTAGGGGTAAACGTTGAAGACTTCGTCGTGCGCAACGCCTGCGCGGTAACAGGCCGTGATGTTGCGCACGGTATTGCCGCAAGCCTCGCGCGTGGTGATCCCGACTTCGGCGAGTTCGCGCAGCAAGGCGGGCGCGTCTTCTAATTGCAAGTAATAAAGCTGGGCGTCTTCGCGCGTGGTGAAATGGATAAAACCGCTGGCATAGCGGTCGGCGGTATCGGCCAGGCGCGTCAATTGGTCGGCATTCAAATAACCGCCCGGGATTTTGATGCGTTGCATCTGCACGCCATCTTGCCGTTGGGCATAGGTACCGAACTGTAGGCGGAACTTTTGCATCTTGGTTTCACCCAGTTCACCGGCGCGGTATTTTTTGATTTGCTTTTGGTACAGCGCCAACTCTGCTTCGATGGTGGGAGAGAGCGGTTGCACAGCGAGAGGTTGGACTGCCAATGAGGGGGCGCTTGATTTTTCTGCCTTAACTGAAATCGCGTTCATGATGCTCCTGAAAGTGTGATTGCCCTGCGCACAAAGCAAAGCGCCCCGGCTCCTGTGGTTGGAACCGGGGCGCTTTTGCTAAATCCGTGCGGCATCTCAATTCTGCGTGATGCGGCGCTTAGGCGACCAGTTCCACTTGGCTTTAGCCTTACAACAACAACACATCGTCAATGCGCGGCATTTGGCGCTTGGTTGTTCGGACGTATGTGGAAAGGAAAAGTAAAGGTTCACGATCTGCCTACCGATAAATTGAGAATTGGACTGACCGAAAATACTGGCGCGTCGCAGGATTGTCAAAGGGGCGCGCACAAAAGGATGTTCGTCAATCTTTTCTTTGAAGTTGCGACACAACGAATCAATAGACGGCACGGTGTCAGTAGCGCAACCCTGCCGAGGTTGCGCGGCTTCCGCGCTTACTTAACTGACAGTTCAACTGGCGGCTCAGGTAGAAGTGCCTGAAGCCGCGCAACCTCGGCAGGGTTGCGCTACACCAGCGAATGTCGCACGTCCTTCTAAGAACACCTGTTGCAACCTTAGACGTTACACGAAATTTTGTAGGAGTTGCCATCCTTCAGCCGTTGGCGTGCTTTCCCTCTTACGCTTGTATCAAGTATGCTGCGCGCGTTCGCATGGACTTTCACTAACAACTCTCAAACAAATTCGAAGAAGGAATTCACCTATGAAAAAGATTGCCAGGCAATGTTATGCGTTACTGCTCGGCGGGGCCATCGGCATGGCACTCGCGGGCGGCGCGGGCGTTTTGGCGCAAGACCCACCCGCAGGCGGCGGCCAGGAACGCCCGGCTGGCGCGGCGGGCGGCGGTTTCGGCCAGCAACGTGAACCGGAAATCAAACCCTATGACAAGGTCATCACTAAAGAGGCCAAATCGGATGAAGGCGTCTTCACCGTGCATCGCATCAAGGACAAGCTCTATTACGAAATCCCCAAGCAGGAACTGGGCAAGGAATTTTTGTGGGTCAGCCAGATCGCGCGCACAACGTTGGGTGTGGGCTATGGCGGCCAGGCGATGGGCAATCGCGTCGTCAAATGGGAGCGTCGCGACAATCGTGTGCTGTTGCGCAGCGTTTCGTATGAAGTGGTCGCCGACCCGAAAGAGCCGGTAGCCAAGGCCGTGCAGGCGGCCAATAACAACGCCATCATCATGTCGTTCTTTGTCGAAGCCCTCGGCAAAGATGATGCGCCAGTGATTGAAGTGACGCGGCTTTTCACGACTGAAGTCACCGAATTCAACGCGAAAGCACGCTTGCGCGCGCGCGTGTTCGACGCCTCCCGTTCATTCCTCGAACGCACCGTTTCCTTCCCCACCAACATCGAGATCGAAGCGACGCATACGTTCAGCAATCCAGCCGATGCCACACCCGCAGGCCCCGCCGCGCCGCCCAACCCCTTTCAAGGCGCAGGCATGGGCACGGGCAGCGCTTCGGTGGTGATGCATTACTCGATGGTCAAACTGCCTGAGAAGCCGATGCAGCCACGCCTGTTCGATGAGCGCGTCGGCTACTTCACGACACGGCAGATGGATTACAGCAAAGACGAACATCGTGCGCCGCAACGCACCTTCATTACGCGCTGGCGTTTGGAAAAGAAAGACCCAAGCCTAGCGTTATCAGAACCAGTTAAACCGATCATCTATTACATTGACCCGGCCACGCCGACGAAATGGGTTCCCTACTTGAAAAAAGGCATCGAGGATTGGCAACCGGCCTTTGAAGAAGCCGGATTCAAACGCGCCATCATCGCAATGGAGGCACCCAAAGATGATCCCGATTGGAGCCCTGAAGATGCGCGTTACTCGGTGATTCGCTGGCTGCCGTCCACGATTGAAAACGCTTCAGGGCCGCACATTCACGACCCGCGCACGGGCGAGATTTTGGAATCGGACATCCAGTTCTATCACAACGTGATGAACCTGGCGCGCGACTGGTACTTCACGCAGGTTGGCCCACTCGATCCGCGCGCGCAGAAACTTCCCTTCCCGGATGACCTGATGGGCGAGTTGATCCGTTATGTCGTCGCGCACGAAGTCGGGCACACGCTCGGGTTTCAACACAATATGAAAGCCAGTTCGCTGTATCCAATTGAAAAAGTCCACGACCGCGAATGGGTCAAGAAAATGGGCCACACGCCGACGTTGATGGATTACTCCCGCTTCAATTATGTCGCGCAACCCGAAGACAAAATTGCCGTCGAAGACCTGATCCCCAAAATCGGGCCGTATGACAAATGGGCGACGATGTGGGGTTACAAACCCATCCCCGAAGCCGGTTCCGCCGACGCCGAGAAAAAGACGCTGGATCAATGGGCGTGTGCGCAAGACAGTACGCCCTGGCTGCGTTTCTCGACAGCTAAATCGCGCGGTGCCGACCCAGGCGAAAATACCGAAGCAGTGGGCGATGCCGACGCCGTCAAAGCCACTGAATTCGGCGTGAAGAATCTGAAGCGCGTGGCGAATATGCTGCTGGCCGCTTCTTCGACTGAAACGGGCGAACCATACGATGAGCTGGATGAATTGTATGGCCGGATGCTCGGCCAATGGCGGTTGGAGATGGGACACGTCACCCAGTTAGTGGGCGGGTTCTGGTCACAGCAAAAACACATCGGTCAGCAAGGTGTGTTGTTCACGCCAGTGCCCAAAGAGAAACAAGCCGAAGCCGTGCGTTTCCTGAATGACAATGCTTTCACCACGCCAATGTGGATGGTCAAGCCTGAAATTTTGCGGCGCATTGAAACCAACGGCGTCACAGATCGCCTCAAGACCGCACAGCAGGGCTTACTCAATCAATTACTGAGTTCTGCGCGCTTTGCCCGGTTAACCGAGCAAGAGGCGTTGGACGGTAACAAGGCTTATCGCGCTGTTGATATGCTGGCCGATCTGCGCAAAGGCGTGTGGAGCGAGTTGAACGGCACAGGCGCGTTGAAAGTTGAGGTGTTCCGCCGCAATTTGCAACGCACCTACCTGGAAGTCTTGGCCGAAAAACTAAATGGTCGTAACGCGGTGACCGACGAACAACGCCCGCTCATTCGCGGTGAGTTGCGCGCGCTAAGCGCCGAAGTTACACGGGCCATCCCCCGTGCCACCGAACGCGCGACACGCGCGCATTTGGAAGACGCGCGTGATCAAATTGCCAAAATTCTCGATCCCAAATTTGCCCAGCCAGCGCCAACTACGCCGGCCTTGGGTGGATTTGGGCGCGGCGGGTTTGAGGATTGGAACGACCTGCAATGCTGGCCGGATTATTCAATTCGTAATCCGCGTCAGTAACAAGTCGTGGGGTCATCGGAAAAGCGGCAGCGCCAGAACATCTGGCGCTGCCGCTTTTCATTTGGAGCCTACTTGCCGCCAATATTCATATTCCCAATCGACTTGATCTGTAGCACGGCTTGCGGCAGGCCTTTCAGGGCGTTTGGTAGGTAAACACTTGGCCTTTCTCACTGCAACGATCTGCATCATCGGAACCAGTGCAGATATGAATCGAGACAAGCTGCCCGGCGCTCAGTGGCAAATATGGCACCGCAAAATTTACTTGATCCACGCCGACCAGCCCCGGCATACGCCCGGCAAACAGATACCCGGCGCGCAACAGACGCGCACCGCTGCTGTTACGATACTCGACGTAAGTCAGATACGGCGTCGTCCACGGTGGTGTCGGCGCAGCATAGCCCTCAGGTTCATGATCGGAGATTTTGCCGAGACCGGTGAGCGTCGCCACCATCACTTGGCCCGGCTTGACCAGCGCCGGGGTCTGCCAGCCAGGATATTCAACCAACCCGTTCGTAAAGAATTCCGGCGCATGCGAATTGACCTTTAGCTTAAACGTGTTCGAGCTAACTTTGGTCACGCCATCACGCAACACAGCCAACACAATAAATTCGTAATCGCGGCCTTCAAAGTTGGCAAACCGGCTGTAACCATTGCCGTCTTCTTCGCTGAACGGCTTATAAAAAAACATCGGCACCTGAAAATTGATCTGATTGGGACCGACATACAACAACGGCGCCGCCCGCCAACCACAACGATTCTGCGAACCGGAGATGGTGCTGTCCCAATCCGCCGCGCGCCACAAAACCTGCACCCTGCCCAGCAAGCGCGCCAGCGGCGTGCTAGTGGCTGCATACTCTTCTCCAATTTCGGTAAAACGTGTTCCCCATAAAACCGCCAACCCGCCTGGAGCAATGCGATTGGTAAAGTCGGCGGCATTGGTGATGGCAGCGAGTTCGGGGCGAACACCGCTGCTGCCTTTCTTGATTTCGACACAAGACTCGGTACCGTCCAGCACAAATTCATTTAGCCGGCCAGCATAAGCATCTGCGGCTGTGCCAGGGTCTTGCGTTGGTTCTATTTGGAAATGGCCGGGCCGAACATCACTGTCCGGGTAACGGGAAGTGGCCCATGTAACTGCAACAAGGCTGAGAACAGCACTAATCGCCCAAAGGAAAAGTCGAGAGAAACGCATCGTTGAACCTCCTATGACTAGCGGCCATTATAGGGATGATGCGTGACAGGTAAAAGCAAAGCTCGCCCTCTCAGGTACCTGAATATGAAAAGCATATGCGTCAAGTAACGGCACCGACGTGAGCTTAAATGATTGGAGTGAATCAACTGTGGCTGTCAGGACAAATCAAGACGTTATGCTATCGAGTAGTGTCCTGATAAAAAGTTGCAATTCAGTGAAGACTTCAAATCAGCCACAGAGGCACAGAGTATTTTTGAGCAATCTCGCCAATCCTTGTGCTTCGCCTCTGTGCCTCTGTGCCTCTGTGCCTCTGTGCCTCTGTGCCTCTGTGGCTGATTTTGTAAACGCAACTTGCTAGTAGGACATCACCTGCTATCGGCTGTAGCAACATAATAGAACAGCCCTTGCAGTTTTTGCAGTTGTCATTCAGTGCGCTGCTCGGCATCTTCCAATGCAACTTGCATTGCCTTCATCAATTCGTCACGAGATACACTGGAACGCTTGAACTTTACTTCCAACACGAATTCCCGATTGGCAGCTTGGTAGCGGTAAACAAATGGTTGTGAGCGGGGCTGTTTTTTTGAACGGGCTTTGCGCGCCTCATCACGCGTCAAACCTTGCTCGGCAATGCGCGTGACAAATTGGCGCATAATTTCTATATTCGGCTGGCGAACTACTTGTAAGAGCAGCGACTTAGAGCTAATGTCGGCACGACGACATTGCTCCTTTACATCGTTCGGCAGGGTGGCAATGGTAAGCGCTTCAGTGACCGTCGAACGCGACTTGCCAATTTTTTTGGCAATTTCGTCATGGGTGTAGTCAAAGCGCTCAGCCAATACCTGTAAGCCCTCAGCTTCTTCAAAGGCGGTGAGGTCCTTACGTTGCAGGTTCTCAATGAGCGCAATCTCGGCGACGGCGCGGTCGTCTACGTCCATTTCGATACAGGGGAGTTCGGTCAAGCCGACTTCCCGCGCTGCCCGAAAGCGCCGCTCGCCTGAAATGATCATGAACCGCCCGCCGACTTGCGAGGGACGCACCAACAATGGTTCCAAAACGCCTTTTTCACGGATCGAAGCAATCAATTCTTCGAGGTCGCCGAATTCAATCCTTGGCTGTTGCGGATTTGGTTCAAGCCGGTCAATCGGAATCATGCGACCAATCGGCGCTCCCCGTAAGGAAGCCAACTCTTCCACATAATGGCGATCGTGCCGCATCTTTAAAGTCGTTGGCAATCCTCGTTTAACTGACACGACGTAATACCTCTTCGCAAAGTTTAGCGTATTCGATAGCACCACTGGAGTTGGGTGCGAAGGTGAAAATGGATTCGCGGTACGCAGGGCTCTCTTCCAATCTCACGGAACGTGAGATGGTAGTCTCAAATACTTTATCTCCGAACACCTGGCAGATTTGATCGAAAATGTCTTTTGATAGTGTCGTTCGCTTATCATGCAAAGTCACTAGCACACCTAAGACTTCTAGCTGCGGATTTGGGCGCGCTTTAATGCGCTCTACTGTTTCCAACAGATCGTCTGTTCCTTCAAGTGCAAAGTAGGACGACTGAATCGGGATAATAAGATGCGTGGAGGCCACTAATGCATTCACCGTGATGAGACCAAGAGTGGGCGGGGTATCAATCACGACGACATCATAATTGCGCGTGACCGGGTCAAGCCGATCTTTGAGCCGGAAAGGTGCATCAAGTTCCCCAACCAATTTGCCTTCGAGTTTAGCTAGGCTGATCCGAGCCGGCAATATATCAAGGGTCTCGATTTTGGTGCGCTTGACGACTTCGGAAAAAGGTAATGAAGGCTCAGTCAATAAATCATAAGCTGAGAGATCAACTTCCTGTAAGTCAAGGAAAGAAATGGTACTGTTGGCCTGAGGATCAAGATCAGCCAAAAGCACTCGCTTCCCTTTTTGAGCCATAGCGGCCGCCAAATTAAGCGCGGTTGTGGTTTTCCCAACACCGCCTTTTTGGTTGGCAATGGCAATCTTTAATCCTTGCAACGGCTTGCTCCCCCGCTACCTAATAAAGACGGGCCTATTGAAATCTGCTTTAACTGCTAAATGCTAATAAAAGGGTGGAATTCAAACTGCGGCATAATCCTATGTCATCCTGGAGAGTGCTGTCAACTGCCCTTCGAGTTACTCATCTTATCTCTATGAAATACTACATCTTATAATCGCTAATATCACCTATTTCCTCAGGCCATTCGACCTCTTCATCGGCGTCTAAATCTTCATCTGAATTCTCAGCTTGGGCGTGATGTGACGCTTGAATTACTTCTTCGCGCACAAAAATAGGACAATCGGCCCGCAAAGCCAGCGCGATTGCGTCACTGGGACGAGAGTCAATAAAAACGTCTGAATCGTTTACCGCAACTTCGATTACCGCATAAAAGGTGTTGTCTTTTAATTCAGTTACGATTACACGCTTAATATAGCCACCCAGTTCAGTGATGACATTCTTTAAAAGGTCGTGCGTCATCGGGCGTTGAGGGGCTATTTTCTCTATCTCAGAAGCGATTGAATTCGCCTCAAAGGGGCCAACCCAAATAGGCAGCATCATTTCGCTTTCCAGGTCCTTGAGCAGAACGATTGGCGAGTTGGTGGTCGGGTCCATCAATAAGCCGCGTATCTTCATCTCTCTTTCCATATCAGATACTCCTTTTCTCCATCGCATCCAACACTGCCTGCTTAACCCTAGGTTGCTCTATGGTCATAATTGCGCCTTAGATAATTTCTTTGGCTTCACTGTTCAGGGTAATTACGCCCCGCAAACTATTTGCGCTGACACCATCAATCACAACCTGTACCAATTCCCCAAGAGCACCGGCAGTTTTAGGGAAATTAACCACCTTATTACAGCGGGTATGTCCTGTGTATTCATTGTCAGAACGCACGCTTTCTCCTTCAACTAGAACTTCAACTACTTTGCCTAAATACCTGGCATAGCGCTGCTTTTGAATACGAGATTGTAACTCCTGCAAGCGCACGAAGCGATCTGTCTTCGTTTCCTCTGCAACGGTGTCAGTATAGGTAGCTGCCGGGGTTTTTGGCCGGGGCGAATATTTAAAGATATATAAGCCATCATATTCAACCTCGGCCACAAGGCTCAAGGTTTGCTGAAAATCCTCTTCTGTTTCACCTGGAAAGCCAATGATAATGTCACCGGTAATTGAAAAATCGAGCTTGGAGTTCCGCATCAAGGCGATTTTTTCTAAATAATCCTTACGCGTATAGCCACGCCGCATAGCTCGTAGCACACGATCACTACCGGATTGCACAGGCAGATGTACCCATGCGCAAAGGTTATGGTGCTTCTCAATTGCCGAAACTATATCAGCGCCAAAATCACGCGGGTAAGACGTCGTGAACTTAATACGAGGAACGCCGCTTTCAAGGGCGACACGTTCTAGCAAGCGAGCGAAGGTGACCTGATCTGGTGGTAGTGCCTGATTCTTCTGGGACAAGGAACTGGTCAAGCGCCCGCTTAAACCGTAGCTATTCACGTTTTGACCAAGCAAGTGAATTTCTTTGTACCCTTGTCCAGCCAAGCGCGACGCTTCCTCAACGATGCTGTCAGCCGACCGGCTGCGCTCACGCCCGCGCGTAAACGGCACGATGCAGAACGAGCAAAATTTATTGCACCCTTCGGTTATCGTGAGGTACGCGATGTGTTCGGTAAGACGTGAATCAGCCTGCAATTCAAAAAACTCAGCGTCTTTACTCAATCGCACATCAATCGCTCGTGGAAATCCTTGTTCTAACTGCCCGACTAATTCAGGCAATTTACTGATAGCTTGAGTGCCGAGGACCAAGCGCACATCCTGGCTACGCGCAAATAAACGATCTGCCTCGGCTTGTGCC encodes:
- a CDS encoding ParB/RepB/Spo0J family partition protein, coding for MRHDRHYVEELASLRGAPIGRMIPIDRLEPNPQQPRIEFGDLEELIASIREKGVLEPLLVRPSQVGGRFMIISGERRFRAAREVGLTELPCIEMDVDDRAVAEIALIENLQRKDLTAFEEAEGLQVLAERFDYTHDEIAKKIGKSRSTVTEALTIATLPNDVKEQCRRADISSKSLLLQVVRQPNIEIMRQFVTRIAEQGLTRDEARKARSKKQPRSQPFVYRYQAANREFVLEVKFKRSSVSRDELMKAMQVALEDAEQRTE
- the miaB gene encoding tRNA (N6-isopentenyl adenosine(37)-C2)-methylthiotransferase MiaB; this encodes MKKLYLETFGCQMNVHDSEKAAFILGEAGYELTEQSAEADLILLNTCMVREKAARKVYSRIGEFKSARRKQGTKKPLPIFGVMGCVAQAEADRLFARSQDVRLVLGTQAISKLPELVGQLEQGFPRAIDVRLSKDAEFFELQADSRLTEHIAYLTITEGCNKFCSFCIVPFTRGRERSRSADSIVEEASRLAGQGYKEIHLLGQNVNSYGLSGRLTSSLSQKNQALPPDQVTFARLLERVALESGVPRIKFTTSYPRDFGADIVSAIEKHHNLCAWVHLPVQSGSDRVLRAMRRGYTRKDYLEKIALMRNSKLDFSITGDIIIGFPGETEEDFQQTLSLVAEVEYDGLYIFKYSPRPKTPAATYTDTVAEETKTDRFVRLQELQSRIQKQRYARYLGKVVEVLVEGESVRSDNEYTGHTRCNKVVNFPKTAGALGELVQVVIDGVSANSLRGVITLNSEAKEII
- a CDS encoding nitrite/sulfite reductase; translated protein: MAVQPLAVQPLSPTIEAELALYQKQIKKYRAGELGETKMQKFRLQFGTYAQRQDGVQMQRIKIPGGYLNADQLTRLADTADRYASGFIHFTTREDAQLYYLQLEDAPALLRELAEVGITTREACGNTVRNITACYRAGVAHDEVFNVYPYAQALFKFLLRNKHNQNMGRKMKFAFEGCAADHSALAFHDLGFHAVIREENGQVQRGFRVHVGGGMGSGPHLAHIYSDFLPVEELFNFTTAVIRIFDRYGERKQRMKARLKFLVQSMGWEKFRAAVDAERAALDPLPPLTDFLEAATTPVLAETATSLNVLNPLTNDLQYQQWARDSVIAHRVENLRGVHVRTKFGDLTSDNARALADLARRYSAGELRVSIEQNLFLPWVRVTDLPGLYAALKTVALADAGAETIADVTACPGADTCRLGIASAKGLGTAISDSFFNGKLAPHFEAHRDLRIKISGCPNGCAQHAVANIGFHAAAVTQNGHNLPAHLLFLGGQANHGKPRAAKVFGRFPARNAINVVEALLTLHDTEKQPGEDFNAFLARIGDQRVKEALEPHKAIPAFEDDPQFYDDYGHENERFTVRSGVRGECAGTTIAEVVPTFDKAHTRLAQTAAYIQHGNYEQALLEAYEAAAAAARVPLYQKLVDPFTSLEALWEFENLFVLSGQTGGSWHALSASFESLKTDSPAELSANAALEQAQEFVSYCEKFAAG
- a CDS encoding zinc-dependent metalloprotease yields the protein MKKIARQCYALLLGGAIGMALAGGAGVLAQDPPAGGGQERPAGAAGGGFGQQREPEIKPYDKVITKEAKSDEGVFTVHRIKDKLYYEIPKQELGKEFLWVSQIARTTLGVGYGGQAMGNRVVKWERRDNRVLLRSVSYEVVADPKEPVAKAVQAANNNAIIMSFFVEALGKDDAPVIEVTRLFTTEVTEFNAKARLRARVFDASRSFLERTVSFPTNIEIEATHTFSNPADATPAGPAAPPNPFQGAGMGTGSASVVMHYSMVKLPEKPMQPRLFDERVGYFTTRQMDYSKDEHRAPQRTFITRWRLEKKDPSLALSEPVKPIIYYIDPATPTKWVPYLKKGIEDWQPAFEEAGFKRAIIAMEAPKDDPDWSPEDARYSVIRWLPSTIENASGPHIHDPRTGEILESDIQFYHNVMNLARDWYFTQVGPLDPRAQKLPFPDDLMGELIRYVVAHEVGHTLGFQHNMKASSLYPIEKVHDREWVKKMGHTPTLMDYSRFNYVAQPEDKIAVEDLIPKIGPYDKWATMWGYKPIPEAGSADAEKKTLDQWACAQDSTPWLRFSTAKSRGADPGENTEAVGDADAVKATEFGVKNLKRVANMLLAASSTETGEPYDELDELYGRMLGQWRLEMGHVTQLVGGFWSQQKHIGQQGVLFTPVPKEKQAEAVRFLNDNAFTTPMWMVKPEILRRIETNGVTDRLKTAQQGLLNQLLSSARFARLTEQEALDGNKAYRAVDMLADLRKGVWSELNGTGALKVEVFRRNLQRTYLEVLAEKLNGRNAVTDEQRPLIRGELRALSAEVTRAIPRATERATRAHLEDARDQIAKILDPKFAQPAPTTPALGGFGRGGFEDWNDLQCWPDYSIRNPRQ
- a CDS encoding ParA family protein, encoding MQGLKIAIANQKGGVGKTTTALNLAAAMAQKGKRVLLADLDPQANSTISFLDLQEVDLSAYDLLTEPSLPFSEVVKRTKIETLDILPARISLAKLEGKLVGELDAPFRLKDRLDPVTRNYDVVVIDTPPTLGLITVNALVASTHLIIPIQSSYFALEGTDDLLETVERIKARPNPQLEVLGVLVTLHDKRTTLSKDIFDQICQVFGDKVFETTISRSVRLEESPAYRESIFTFAPNSSGAIEYAKLCEEVLRRVS
- a CDS encoding bifunctional nuclease family protein — encoded protein: MEREMKIRGLLMDPTTNSPIVLLKDLESEMMLPIWVGPFEANSIASEIEKIAPQRPMTHDLLKNVITELGGYIKRVIVTELKDNTFYAVIEVAVNDSDVFIDSRPSDAIALALRADCPIFVREEVIQASHHAQAENSDEDLDADEEVEWPEEIGDISDYKM